One Leptospira fainei serovar Hurstbridge str. BUT 6 genomic window, ATGTTTATCGGAAAAAAGTAAGACCGAATCGGTACTAGCGTAGCGCAACTTGAGTTTTTCCGCAAGATAGGCCGTAGTGTAAGTTGCTTTCCCGTAAGAGCGGGTGCCTACGCCTAGGATCGGAATCGGGAGAGGGTTCTCCGAAACCGCCCGATGAATTCGACGATATTCATGAATGGATTCGATAATTCTGAGGTTAGAAAGGGCGAATCCGGGCGCTTTATCATTCCGATCTACGGAAATCACGTCCAGCCCTAGACTCTTACAGGCTTGAATCAAGGGTAACTGGTTTTTGCCTGCCCCGACTGAAAGAAAGTACCCTTTCTTCTTCATTTCCCGGATAGATATCCCTGTCTCAGGAAGGGATGTCAAAGGTTTTTTCCTAATGGGACAAAATCTCCCTTCTGGAAATCTAAAAAATCCCGATCTTAATAATAGAACTGCATCTGCTTTTCGGGAGGATTCCATGCTAAGAGGACTTTATACAGGATCGAACGGAATGACGATCCAGCAAACTCGCATGGACGTTATTTCAAATAACTTAGCGAACGTTGATAAAACGGCTTATAAAAGGGACACCACAGTATTTAAAACCTTTCCGGAGTTATTATTACATAGATACAATGAAGACGGAGTCGGAAAGGTTCCGATGGGATCGTTCGATACCGCTCCGGTAATCGGTAAGCTAGGATTAGGCGGTGAGGTAAACGAAGTTTATACTCGCTTTGAGCAGGGCGCCGTAAAAAAGACGGATAATCCTTTCGATATCATGTTGCAGGATCGTCCAGGATCCGAACACCCGGCTTTTTTTAGCGTGTTGACCAACCGAGGAGAAAGACTTTCTAGATCGGGAGCATTCGTTTTGGATACGAACGGATATTTAGTCACGCCTCAAGGATTTCCACTGATGGGAGAAAACGGTCCGATCAAAGTTGCGAGAGGTAATTTTCTAATTCGAGAAAACGGAGAAGTGTGGATCAACGGAGAGATAGGTAATGATCCGAGAAATTCCACTTCGATTGATAAGAATCGATTCGAAACTCCGGTACTTCTTGATCGTATCAAAATTCGAACCGTAGAAAATCCGAGACATCTGGATAAGGAAGGGGATTCATTTTATGTGGATACCCCTGAGTCCGGAGAGCCTCAAGCGTTCGATTTAAACGAAGAACCGAATATATTGCAGGGCTTTCTAGAAGCATCTAACGTGAGCGTGGTAACCGAAATGGTGGAAATGATCGAAGTGAATCGTTCTTATGAAGCGAATCAGAAGACGGTTCAAACTCAGGATCAAATGCTCGGTCGGTTGTTAAACGACGTATTGAGATAGTCATTTATTGTTGACAATCCCTACTGGATTTGATCTATGTGACTGAAAAACGGAAAGAGCCCGGTAGCAATTGCTCTTTCCGTTTTTCACTAAAATTTTTTGTTTTTTCGATTCTTCGACCTTCGCTGAAAGTTCGGAGGTTTGCTTGCTGCTACTTCTCTCCCTCCAGTTCTGCACGATCGCATCTAACCCGAATACCTTTAGATTCCTGAAGAAACAAAACTCATTCAGGTAAAGCTGTGAATACTCGGGCCTTATATATCCGTAGGAAGAGAATGCTTGCTTGATTACTCTGTGATTCCCTTCTGCGTACTGTATATGAACTCCTTCCTTTGTTACCCATCTATTTCTAGCCCACCTGTATCTCTTATCTTTTGAATGAGCAGAGTGATTTACCATCTTGTGATTGCGGTATACGCTATTTAACCAGGGATACCCTGAGTCAGTGTGTATCGGCGATTTTTCCGGTATGTTTTTTCGTATGATCGGGCCGAGTGTATTCATCTTCTGATCTGGGACGGAATCTAAGATTAACGCTCCATTACTCGTTGCAATGGTGTGTACAAGCGTTCCTACTTGCTTTCCGCCTAGTT contains:
- a CDS encoding flagellar hook-basal body protein, giving the protein MLRGLYTGSNGMTIQQTRMDVISNNLANVDKTAYKRDTTVFKTFPELLLHRYNEDGVGKVPMGSFDTAPVIGKLGLGGEVNEVYTRFEQGAVKKTDNPFDIMLQDRPGSEHPAFFSVLTNRGERLSRSGAFVLDTNGYLVTPQGFPLMGENGPIKVARGNFLIRENGEVWINGEIGNDPRNSTSIDKNRFETPVLLDRIKIRTVENPRHLDKEGDSFYVDTPESGEPQAFDLNEEPNILQGFLEASNVSVVTEMVEMIEVNRSYEANQKTVQTQDQMLGRLLNDVLR